A genomic window from Oryctolagus cuniculus chromosome 12, mOryCun1.1, whole genome shotgun sequence includes:
- the CYP11A1 gene encoding cholesterol side-chain cleavage enzyme, mitochondrial isoform X2: protein MDPEDVALLFKSEGPSPERFLIPPWVAYHEYYRRPVGVLLKKAQAWKRDRVALNQEVMAPDAIKNFVPLLEAVSQDFVRMLHGRVQQGVFSGDISDDLFRFAFESITNIMFGERLGMLEETVDPEAQRFIDAVYQMFHTSVPMLSLPPSLFRLFRTRTWRDHVAAWDVIFTNADKYTQSFYWDLRQKQDLGGSYRGILYSLLGTSKLSFEDIKANVTEMLAGGVDTTSMTLQWHLYEMGRCPRVQEMLRAEVLAARRQAQGDMTAMLQSVPLLKASIKETLRLHPISVTLQRYLVNDLVLQDYMIPAKTLVQVANYAMGREPSFFANPEKFDPTRWLDKDKNATHFRSLGFGWGVRQCLGRRIAEVEMSIFLIHMLENFRIESQQLSDVGTKFNLILMPEKPIILTFRPLHQDTPPA from the exons ATGGATCCCGAGGACGTGGCTCTGCTGTTCAAGTCGGAGGGCCCCAGCCCCGAGCGGTTCCTCATCCCGCCCTGGGTCGCCTATCACGAGTACTACCGGAGGCCGGTGGGCGTCCTGCTCAA GAAGGCCCAGGCCTGGAAGAGAGACCGCGTGGCCCTGAACCAGGAGGTGATGGCCCCCGATGCCATCAAGAACTTCGTGCCCCTCCTGGAGGCCGTGTCGCAGGACTTCGTCCGCATGCTGCACGGTCGCGTCCAGCAGGGGGTGTTCTCAGGCGACATCAGTGACGACCTGTTCCGCTTTGCCTTCGAGT ccaTCACCAACATCATGTTCGGGGAGCGCCTGGGGATGCTGGAGGAGACGGTGGACCCCGAGGCGCAGCGGTTCATCGACGCGGTCTACCAGATGTTCCACACCAGCGTCCCCATGCTCAGCCTGCCACCGAGCCTCTTCCGCCTCTTCCGCACCAGGACCTGGAGGGACCACGTGGCCGCGTGGGACGTGATCTTCACCAACG CTGACAAATACACCCAGAGCTTCTACTGGGACCTGAGGCAGAAGCAGGACCTTGGGGGCAGCTACCGTGGTATCCTCTACAGCCTCCTGGGGACCAGCAAGCTGTCCTTCGAGGACATCAAGGCCAATGTCACCGAGATGCTGGCCGGAGGTGTGGACACG ACGTCCATGACCCTGCAGTGGCACCTGTATGAGATGGGGCGCTGCCCTAGGGTGCAGGAGATGCTGCGGGCGGAGGTCCTGGCTGCCCGGCGCCAGGCCCAGGGAGACATGACCGCGATGCTGCAGTCGGTGCCGCTCCTCAAGGCCAGCATCAAGGAGACGCTGAG GCTGCACCCCATCTCGGTGACTTTGCAGAGATACCTCGTAAATGACCTGGTCCTCCAGGATTACATGATACCTGCCAAG ACATTGGTGCAGGTGGCCAACTACGCCATGGGCCGGGAACCTAGCTTCTTTGCCAACCCAGAGAAGTTTGACCCCACCCGATGGCTGGACAAGGACAAGAACGCCACTCACTTCCGGAGCCTGGGCTTTGGCTGGGGTGTGCGGCAGTGCCTGGGCCGCAGGATCGCCGAGGTGGAGATGAGCATCTTCCTCATCCAT ATGCTGGAGAACTTCAGAATCGAAAGCCAACAGCTCAGCGACGTGGGTACCAAGTTCAACCTCATCCTGATGCCCGAAAAGCCCATCATCTTAACCTTCCGGCCTCTCCATCAGGACACGCCCCCCGCGTGA